One Eurosta solidaginis isolate ZX-2024a chromosome 5, ASM4086904v1, whole genome shotgun sequence DNA segment encodes these proteins:
- the LOC137252502 gene encoding uncharacterized protein PF3D7_1120000-like isoform X4, whose translation MDTEDGFDPTLLKKKKKKKTFDLDAALGLDDGSKKEEAKDESAMDTGVADLEDNLDLESFGKKKKKKKKPFNLVKLEGALPSTKEIEEEGNNAAIEEPEDDINLDDLKDNLDLESFGKKKKKKKKPFILVKLEGALPSTKEIEEEEDNLDLESFGKKKKKKKNPFNLVKLEGALPSTKEIEEEGNNAATEEPEDDINLDDLKDNLDLESFGKKKKKKKKPFILVKLEGALSSTKEIEEEGNNAATEEPEDDINLDDLEDNLDLESFGKKKKKKKKPFNLVKLEGALPSTKEIEEEGNNAATEEPEDDINFDDLKDILDLESFGKKKKKKKKKKKPFILVKLERVWPSTKEIEEEGNNAATEEPEDDINLDDLEDNLDLESFGKKKKKKKKPFNLVKLEGALPSTKEIEEEGNNAATEEPEDDINLDDLKDILDLESFGKKKKKKKKPFILVKLEGALPSTKEIEEEEDNLDLESFGKKKKKKKKPFNLVKLEGALPSTKEIEEEGNSAATKEPEDDDINFPK comes from the exons ATGGACACAGAAGAT GGATTTGATCCAACTCTtctgaagaagaaaaaaaagaagaagaccTTTGACTTGGATGCTGCACTTGGGCTTGACGATGGCAGTAAGAAAGAAGAAGCCAAGGACGAGTCAGCTATGGATACTGGAGTTGCTGATTTAGAAGATAATTTAGATTTGGAAAGCTTTggcaagaagaaaaagaagaagaagaagcctTTCAATTTAGTCAAACTTGAGGGAGCATTGCCATCTACCAAAGAAATTGAGGAAGAAGGTAATAATGCCGCTATTGAGGAGCCAGAAGATGATATTAATTTGGATGATTTAAAAGATAATTTAGATTTGGAAAGCTTTggcaagaagaaaaagaagaagaagaagcctTTCATTTTAGTCAAACTTGAGGGAGCATTGCCATCTACCAAAGAAATTGAGGAAGAAG AAGATAATTTAGATTTGGAAAGCTTTggcaagaagaaaaagaagaagaagaatccTTTCAATTTAGTCAAACTTGAGGGAGCATTGCCATCTACCAAAGAAATTGAGGAAGAAGGTAATAATGCCGCTACTGAGGAGCCAGAAGATGATATTAATTTGGATGATTTAAAAGATAATTTAGATTTGGAAAGCTTTggcaagaagaaaaagaagaagaagaagcctTTCATTTTAGTCAAACTGGAGGGAGCATTGTCATCTACCAAGGAAATTGAGGAAGAAGGTAATAATGCCGCTACTGAGGAGCCAGAAGATGATATTAATTTGGATGATTTAGAAGATAATTTAGATTTGGAAAGCTTTggcaagaagaaaaagaagaagaaaaagccTTTCAATTTAGTCAAACTTGAGGGAGCATTGCCATCTACCAAAGAAATTGAGGAAGAAGGTAATAATGCCGCTACTGAGGAGCCAGAAGATGATATTAATTTCGATGATTTAAAAGATATCTTAGATTTGGAAAGCTTTggcaagaagaaaaagaagaaaaagaagaagaagaagcctTTCATTTTAGTCAAACTTGAGAGAGTATGGCCATCTACCAAAGAAATTGAGGAAGAAGGTAATAATGCCGCTACTGAGGAGCCAGAAGATGATATTAATTTGGATGATTTAGAAGATAATTTAGATTTGGAAAGCTTTggcaagaagaaaaagaagaagaagaagcctTTCAATTTAGTCAAACTTGAGGGAGCATTGCCATCTACCAAAGAAATTGAGGAAGAAGGTAATAATGCCGCTACTGAGGAGCCAGAAGATGATATTAATTTGGATGATTTAAAAGATATCTTAGATTTGGAAAGCTTTggcaagaagaaaaagaagaagaagaagcctTTCATTTTAGTCAAACTTGAGGGAGCATTGCCATCTACCAAAGAAATTGAGGAAGAAG AAGATAATTTAGATTTGGAAAGCTTTggcaagaagaaaaagaagaagaagaagcctTTCAATTTAGTCAAACTTGAGGGAGCATTGCCATCTACCAAAGAAATTGAGGAAGAAGGTAATAGTGCCGCTACTAAGGAGCCAGAAGATGATGATATTAATTTTCCCAAGTAG
- the LOC137252502 gene encoding DNA ligase 1-like isoform X23: MDTEDGFDPTLLKKKKKKKTFDLDAALGLDDGSKKEEAKDESAMDTGVADLEDNLDLESFGKKKKKKKKPFNLVKLEGALPSTKEIEEEGNNAAIEEPEDDINLDDLKDNLDLESFGKKKKKKKKPFILVKLEGALPSTKEIEEEGNNAATEEPEDDINLNDLEDNLDLESFGKKKKKKKNPFNLVKLEGALPSTKEIEEEGNNAATEEPEDDINLDDLKDNLDLESFGKKKKKKKKPFILVKLEGALSSTKEIEEEGNNAATEEPEDDINLDDLEDNLDLESFGKKKKKKKKPFNLVKLEGALPSTKEIEEEDNLDLESFGKKKKKKKKPFNLVKLEGALPSTKEIEEEGNNAATEEPEDDINLDDLKDILDLESFGKKKKKKKKPFILVKLEGALPSTKEIEEEEDNLDLESFGKKKKKKKKPFNLVKLEGALPSTKEIEEEGNSAATKEPEDDDINFPK, from the exons ATGGACACAGAAGAT GGATTTGATCCAACTCTtctgaagaagaaaaaaaagaagaagaccTTTGACTTGGATGCTGCACTTGGGCTTGACGATGGCAGTAAGAAAGAAGAAGCCAAGGACGAGTCAGCTATGGATACTGGAGTTGCTGATTTAGAAGATAATTTAGATTTGGAAAGCTTTggcaagaagaaaaagaagaagaagaagcctTTCAATTTAGTCAAACTTGAGGGAGCATTGCCATCTACCAAAGAAATTGAGGAAGAAGGTAATAATGCCGCTATTGAGGAGCCAGAAGATGATATTAATTTGGATGATTTAAAAGATAATTTAGATTTGGAAAGCTTTggcaagaagaaaaagaagaagaagaagcctTTCATTTTAGTCAAACTTGAGGGAGCATTGCCATCTACCAAAGAAATTGAGGAAGAAGGTAATAATGCCGCTACTGAGGAGCCAGAAGATGATATTAATTTGAATGATTTAGAAGATAATTTAGATTTGGAAAGCTTTggcaagaagaaaaagaagaagaagaatccTTTCAATTTAGTCAAACTTGAGGGAGCATTGCCATCTACCAAAGAAATTGAGGAAGAAGGTAATAATGCCGCTACTGAGGAGCCAGAAGATGATATTAATTTGGATGATTTAAAAGATAATTTAGATTTGGAAAGCTTTggcaagaagaaaaagaagaagaagaagcctTTCATTTTAGTCAAACTGGAGGGAGCATTGTCATCTACCAAGGAAATTGAGGAAGAAGGTAATAATGCCGCTACTGAGGAGCCAGAAGATGATATTAATTTGGATGATTTAGAAGATAATTTAGATTTGGAAAGCTTTggcaagaagaaaaagaagaagaaaaagccTTTCAATTTAGTCAAACTTGAGGGAGCATTGCCATCTACCAAAGAAATTGAGGAAGAAG ATAATTTAGATTTGGAAAGCTTTggcaagaagaaaaagaagaagaagaagcctTTCAATTTAGTCAAACTTGAGGGAGCATTGCCATCTACCAAAGAAATTGAGGAAGAAGGTAATAATGCCGCTACTGAGGAGCCAGAAGATGATATTAATTTGGATGATTTAAAAGATATCTTAGATTTGGAAAGCTTTggcaagaagaaaaagaagaagaagaagcctTTCATTTTAGTCAAACTTGAGGGAGCATTGCCATCTACCAAAGAAATTGAGGAAGAAG AAGATAATTTAGATTTGGAAAGCTTTggcaagaagaaaaagaagaagaagaagcctTTCAATTTAGTCAAACTTGAGGGAGCATTGCCATCTACCAAAGAAATTGAGGAAGAAGGTAATAGTGCCGCTACTAAGGAGCCAGAAGATGATGATATTAATTTTCCCAAGTAG
- the LOC137252502 gene encoding uncharacterized protein PF3D7_1120000-like isoform X5 encodes MDTEDGFDPTLLKKKKKKKTFDLDAALGLDDGSKKEEAKDESAMDTGVADLEDNLDLESFGKKKKKKKKPFNLVKLEGALPSTKEIEEEGNNAAIEEPEDDINLDDLKDNLDLESFGKKKKKKKKPFILVKLEGALPSTKEIEEEGNNAATEEPEDDINLNDLEDNLDLESFGKKKKKKKNPFNLVKLEGALPSTKEIEEEGNNAATEEPEDDINLDDLKDNLDLESFGKKKKKKKKPFILVKLEGALSSTKEIEEEGNNAATEEPEDDINLDDLEDNLDLESFGKKKKKKKKPFNLVKLEGALPSTKEIEEEGNNAATEEPEDDINFDDLKDILDLESFGKKKKKKKKKKKPFILVKLERVWPSTKEIEEEEDNLDLESFGKKKKKKKKPFNLVKLEGALPSTKEIEEEGNNAATEEPEDDINLDDLKDILDLESFGKKKKKKKKPFILVKLEGALPSTKEIEEEEDNLDLESFGKKKKKKKKPFNLVKLEGALPSTKEIEEEGNSAATKEPEDDDINFPK; translated from the exons ATGGACACAGAAGAT GGATTTGATCCAACTCTtctgaagaagaaaaaaaagaagaagaccTTTGACTTGGATGCTGCACTTGGGCTTGACGATGGCAGTAAGAAAGAAGAAGCCAAGGACGAGTCAGCTATGGATACTGGAGTTGCTGATTTAGAAGATAATTTAGATTTGGAAAGCTTTggcaagaagaaaaagaagaagaagaagcctTTCAATTTAGTCAAACTTGAGGGAGCATTGCCATCTACCAAAGAAATTGAGGAAGAAGGTAATAATGCCGCTATTGAGGAGCCAGAAGATGATATTAATTTGGATGATTTAAAAGATAATTTAGATTTGGAAAGCTTTggcaagaagaaaaagaagaagaagaagcctTTCATTTTAGTCAAACTTGAGGGAGCATTGCCATCTACCAAAGAAATTGAGGAAGAAGGTAATAATGCCGCTACTGAGGAGCCAGAAGATGATATTAATTTGAATGATTTAGAAGATAATTTAGATTTGGAAAGCTTTggcaagaagaaaaagaagaagaagaatccTTTCAATTTAGTCAAACTTGAGGGAGCATTGCCATCTACCAAAGAAATTGAGGAAGAAGGTAATAATGCCGCTACTGAGGAGCCAGAAGATGATATTAATTTGGATGATTTAAAAGATAATTTAGATTTGGAAAGCTTTggcaagaagaaaaagaagaagaagaagcctTTCATTTTAGTCAAACTGGAGGGAGCATTGTCATCTACCAAGGAAATTGAGGAAGAAGGTAATAATGCCGCTACTGAGGAGCCAGAAGATGATATTAATTTGGATGATTTAGAAGATAATTTAGATTTGGAAAGCTTTggcaagaagaaaaagaagaagaaaaagccTTTCAATTTAGTCAAACTTGAGGGAGCATTGCCATCTACCAAAGAAATTGAGGAAGAAGGTAATAATGCCGCTACTGAGGAGCCAGAAGATGATATTAATTTCGATGATTTAAAAGATATCTTAGATTTGGAAAGCTTTggcaagaagaaaaagaagaaaaagaagaagaagaagcctTTCATTTTAGTCAAACTTGAGAGAGTATGGCCATCTACCAAAGAAATTGAGGAAGAAG AAGATAATTTAGATTTGGAAAGCTTTggcaagaagaaaaagaagaagaagaagcctTTCAATTTAGTCAAACTTGAGGGAGCATTGCCATCTACCAAAGAAATTGAGGAAGAAGGTAATAATGCCGCTACTGAGGAGCCAGAAGATGATATTAATTTGGATGATTTAAAAGATATCTTAGATTTGGAAAGCTTTggcaagaagaaaaagaagaagaagaagcctTTCATTTTAGTCAAACTTGAGGGAGCATTGCCATCTACCAAAGAAATTGAGGAAGAAG AAGATAATTTAGATTTGGAAAGCTTTggcaagaagaaaaagaagaagaagaagcctTTCAATTTAGTCAAACTTGAGGGAGCATTGCCATCTACCAAAGAAATTGAGGAAGAAGGTAATAGTGCCGCTACTAAGGAGCCAGAAGATGATGATATTAATTTTCCCAAGTAG
- the LOC137252502 gene encoding uncharacterized protein PF3D7_1120000-like isoform X3, translating into MDTEDGFDPTLLKKKKKKKTFDLDAALGLDDGSKKEEAKDESAMDTGVADLEDNLDLESFGKKKKKKKKPFNLVKLEGALPSTKEIEEEGNNAAIEEPEDDINLDDLKDNLDLESFGKKKKKKKKPFILVKLEGALPSTKEIEEEGNNAATEEPEDDINLNDLEDNLDLESFGKKKKKKKNPFNLVKLEGALPSTKEIEEEGNNAATEEPEDDINLDDLKDNLDLESFGKKKKKKKKPFILVKLEGALSSTKEIEEEEDNLDLESFGKKKKKKKKPFNLVKLEGALPSTKEIEEEGNNAATEEPEDDINFDDLKDILDLESFGKKKKKKKKKKKPFILVKLERVWPSTKEIEEEGNNAATEEPEDDINLDDLEDNLDLESFGKKKKKKKKPFNLVKLEGALPSTKEIEEEGNNAATEEPEDDINLDDLKDILDLESFGKKKKKKKKPFILVKLEGALPSTKEIEEEEDNLDLESFGKKKKKKKKPFNLVKLEGALPSTKEIEEEGNSAATKEPEDDDINFPK; encoded by the exons ATGGACACAGAAGAT GGATTTGATCCAACTCTtctgaagaagaaaaaaaagaagaagaccTTTGACTTGGATGCTGCACTTGGGCTTGACGATGGCAGTAAGAAAGAAGAAGCCAAGGACGAGTCAGCTATGGATACTGGAGTTGCTGATTTAGAAGATAATTTAGATTTGGAAAGCTTTggcaagaagaaaaagaagaagaagaagcctTTCAATTTAGTCAAACTTGAGGGAGCATTGCCATCTACCAAAGAAATTGAGGAAGAAGGTAATAATGCCGCTATTGAGGAGCCAGAAGATGATATTAATTTGGATGATTTAAAAGATAATTTAGATTTGGAAAGCTTTggcaagaagaaaaagaagaagaagaagcctTTCATTTTAGTCAAACTTGAGGGAGCATTGCCATCTACCAAAGAAATTGAGGAAGAAGGTAATAATGCCGCTACTGAGGAGCCAGAAGATGATATTAATTTGAATGATTTAGAAGATAATTTAGATTTGGAAAGCTTTggcaagaagaaaaagaagaagaagaatccTTTCAATTTAGTCAAACTTGAGGGAGCATTGCCATCTACCAAAGAAATTGAGGAAGAAGGTAATAATGCCGCTACTGAGGAGCCAGAAGATGATATTAATTTGGATGATTTAAAAGATAATTTAGATTTGGAAAGCTTTggcaagaagaaaaagaagaagaagaagcctTTCATTTTAGTCAAACTGGAGGGAGCATTGTCATCTACCAAGGAAATTGAGGAAGAAG AAGATAATTTAGATTTGGAAAGCTTTggcaagaagaaaaagaagaagaaaaagccTTTCAATTTAGTCAAACTTGAGGGAGCATTGCCATCTACCAAAGAAATTGAGGAAGAAGGTAATAATGCCGCTACTGAGGAGCCAGAAGATGATATTAATTTCGATGATTTAAAAGATATCTTAGATTTGGAAAGCTTTggcaagaagaaaaagaagaaaaagaagaagaagaagcctTTCATTTTAGTCAAACTTGAGAGAGTATGGCCATCTACCAAAGAAATTGAGGAAGAAGGTAATAATGCCGCTACTGAGGAGCCAGAAGATGATATTAATTTGGATGATTTAGAAGATAATTTAGATTTGGAAAGCTTTggcaagaagaaaaagaagaagaagaagcctTTCAATTTAGTCAAACTTGAGGGAGCATTGCCATCTACCAAAGAAATTGAGGAAGAAGGTAATAATGCCGCTACTGAGGAGCCAGAAGATGATATTAATTTGGATGATTTAAAAGATATCTTAGATTTGGAAAGCTTTggcaagaagaaaaagaagaagaagaagcctTTCATTTTAGTCAAACTTGAGGGAGCATTGCCATCTACCAAAGAAATTGAGGAAGAAG AAGATAATTTAGATTTGGAAAGCTTTggcaagaagaaaaagaagaagaagaagcctTTCAATTTAGTCAAACTTGAGGGAGCATTGCCATCTACCAAAGAAATTGAGGAAGAAGGTAATAGTGCCGCTACTAAGGAGCCAGAAGATGATGATATTAATTTTCCCAAGTAG
- the LOC137252502 gene encoding uncharacterized protein PF3D7_1120000-like isoform X8, producing the protein MDTEDGFDPTLLKKKKKKKTFDLDAALGLDDGSKKEEAKDESAMDTGVADLEDNLDLESFGKKKKKKKKPFNLVKLEGALPSTKEIEEEGNNAAIEEPEDDINLDDLKDNLDLESFGKKKKKKKKPFILVKLEGALPSTKEIEEEGNNAATEEPEDDINLNDLEDNLDLESFGKKKKKKKNPFNLVKLEGALPSTKEIEEEDNLDLESFGKKKKKKKKPFILVKLEGALSSTKEIEEEGNNAATEEPEDDINLDDLEDNLDLESFGKKKKKKKKPFNLVKLEGALPSTKEIEEEGNNAATEEPEDDINFDDLKDILDLESFGKKKKKKKKKKKPFILVKLERVWPSTKEIEEEGNNAATEEPEDDINLDDLEDNLDLESFGKKKKKKKKPFNLVKLEGALPSTKEIEEEGNNAATEEPEDDINLDDLKDILDLESFGKKKKKKKKPFILVKLEGALPSTKEIEEEEDNLDLESFGKKKKKKKKPFNLVKLEGALPSTKEIEEEGNSAATKEPEDDDINFPK; encoded by the exons ATGGACACAGAAGAT GGATTTGATCCAACTCTtctgaagaagaaaaaaaagaagaagaccTTTGACTTGGATGCTGCACTTGGGCTTGACGATGGCAGTAAGAAAGAAGAAGCCAAGGACGAGTCAGCTATGGATACTGGAGTTGCTGATTTAGAAGATAATTTAGATTTGGAAAGCTTTggcaagaagaaaaagaagaagaagaagcctTTCAATTTAGTCAAACTTGAGGGAGCATTGCCATCTACCAAAGAAATTGAGGAAGAAGGTAATAATGCCGCTATTGAGGAGCCAGAAGATGATATTAATTTGGATGATTTAAAAGATAATTTAGATTTGGAAAGCTTTggcaagaagaaaaagaagaagaagaagcctTTCATTTTAGTCAAACTTGAGGGAGCATTGCCATCTACCAAAGAAATTGAGGAAGAAGGTAATAATGCCGCTACTGAGGAGCCAGAAGATGATATTAATTTGAATGATTTAGAAGATAATTTAGATTTGGAAAGCTTTggcaagaagaaaaagaagaagaagaatccTTTCAATTTAGTCAAACTTGAGGGAGCATTGCCATCTACCAAAGAAATTGAGGAAGAAG ATAATTTAGATTTGGAAAGCTTTggcaagaagaaaaagaagaagaagaagcctTTCATTTTAGTCAAACTGGAGGGAGCATTGTCATCTACCAAGGAAATTGAGGAAGAAGGTAATAATGCCGCTACTGAGGAGCCAGAAGATGATATTAATTTGGATGATTTAGAAGATAATTTAGATTTGGAAAGCTTTggcaagaagaaaaagaagaagaaaaagccTTTCAATTTAGTCAAACTTGAGGGAGCATTGCCATCTACCAAAGAAATTGAGGAAGAAGGTAATAATGCCGCTACTGAGGAGCCAGAAGATGATATTAATTTCGATGATTTAAAAGATATCTTAGATTTGGAAAGCTTTggcaagaagaaaaagaagaaaaagaagaagaagaagcctTTCATTTTAGTCAAACTTGAGAGAGTATGGCCATCTACCAAAGAAATTGAGGAAGAAGGTAATAATGCCGCTACTGAGGAGCCAGAAGATGATATTAATTTGGATGATTTAGAAGATAATTTAGATTTGGAAAGCTTTggcaagaagaaaaagaagaagaagaagcctTTCAATTTAGTCAAACTTGAGGGAGCATTGCCATCTACCAAAGAAATTGAGGAAGAAGGTAATAATGCCGCTACTGAGGAGCCAGAAGATGATATTAATTTGGATGATTTAAAAGATATCTTAGATTTGGAAAGCTTTggcaagaagaaaaagaagaagaagaagcctTTCATTTTAGTCAAACTTGAGGGAGCATTGCCATCTACCAAAGAAATTGAGGAAGAAG AAGATAATTTAGATTTGGAAAGCTTTggcaagaagaaaaagaagaagaagaagcctTTCAATTTAGTCAAACTTGAGGGAGCATTGCCATCTACCAAAGAAATTGAGGAAGAAGGTAATAGTGCCGCTACTAAGGAGCCAGAAGATGATGATATTAATTTTCCCAAGTAG
- the LOC137252502 gene encoding DNA ligase 1-like isoform X22 yields MDTEDGFDPTLLKKKKKKKTFDLDAALGLDDGSKKEEAKDESAMDTGVADLEDNLDLESFGKKKKKKKKPFNLVKLEGALPSTKEIEEEGNNAAIEEPEDDINLDDLKDNLDLESFGKKKKKKKKPFILVKLEGALPSTKEIEEEGNNAATEEPEDDINLNDLEDNLDLESFGKKKKKKKNPFNLVKLEGALPSTKEIEEEGNNAATEEPEDDINLDDLKDNLDLESFGKKKKKKKKPFILVKLEGALSSTKEIEEEGNNAATEEPEDDINLDDLEDNLDLESFGKKKKKKKKPFNLVKLEGALPSTKEIEEEEDNLDLESFGKKKKKKKKPFNLVKLEGALPSTKEIEEEGNNAATEEPEDDINLDDLKDILDLESFGKKKKKKKKPFILVKLEGALPSTKEIEEEEDNLDLESFGKKKKKKKKPFNLVKLEGALPSTKEIEEEGNSAATKEPEDDDINFPK; encoded by the exons ATGGACACAGAAGAT GGATTTGATCCAACTCTtctgaagaagaaaaaaaagaagaagaccTTTGACTTGGATGCTGCACTTGGGCTTGACGATGGCAGTAAGAAAGAAGAAGCCAAGGACGAGTCAGCTATGGATACTGGAGTTGCTGATTTAGAAGATAATTTAGATTTGGAAAGCTTTggcaagaagaaaaagaagaagaagaagcctTTCAATTTAGTCAAACTTGAGGGAGCATTGCCATCTACCAAAGAAATTGAGGAAGAAGGTAATAATGCCGCTATTGAGGAGCCAGAAGATGATATTAATTTGGATGATTTAAAAGATAATTTAGATTTGGAAAGCTTTggcaagaagaaaaagaagaagaagaagcctTTCATTTTAGTCAAACTTGAGGGAGCATTGCCATCTACCAAAGAAATTGAGGAAGAAGGTAATAATGCCGCTACTGAGGAGCCAGAAGATGATATTAATTTGAATGATTTAGAAGATAATTTAGATTTGGAAAGCTTTggcaagaagaaaaagaagaagaagaatccTTTCAATTTAGTCAAACTTGAGGGAGCATTGCCATCTACCAAAGAAATTGAGGAAGAAGGTAATAATGCCGCTACTGAGGAGCCAGAAGATGATATTAATTTGGATGATTTAAAAGATAATTTAGATTTGGAAAGCTTTggcaagaagaaaaagaagaagaagaagcctTTCATTTTAGTCAAACTGGAGGGAGCATTGTCATCTACCAAGGAAATTGAGGAAGAAGGTAATAATGCCGCTACTGAGGAGCCAGAAGATGATATTAATTTGGATGATTTAGAAGATAATTTAGATTTGGAAAGCTTTggcaagaagaaaaagaagaagaaaaagccTTTCAATTTAGTCAAACTTGAGGGAGCATTGCCATCTACCAAAGAAATTGAGGAAGAAG AAGATAATTTAGATTTGGAAAGCTTTggcaagaagaaaaagaagaagaagaagcctTTCAATTTAGTCAAACTTGAGGGAGCATTGCCATCTACCAAAGAAATTGAGGAAGAAGGTAATAATGCCGCTACTGAGGAGCCAGAAGATGATATTAATTTGGATGATTTAAAAGATATCTTAGATTTGGAAAGCTTTggcaagaagaaaaagaagaagaagaagcctTTCATTTTAGTCAAACTTGAGGGAGCATTGCCATCTACCAAAGAAATTGAGGAAGAAG AAGATAATTTAGATTTGGAAAGCTTTggcaagaagaaaaagaagaagaagaagcctTTCAATTTAGTCAAACTTGAGGGAGCATTGCCATCTACCAAAGAAATTGAGGAAGAAGGTAATAGTGCCGCTACTAAGGAGCCAGAAGATGATGATATTAATTTTCCCAAGTAG
- the LOC137252502 gene encoding uncharacterized protein PF3D7_1120000-like isoform X9, which translates to MDTEDGFDPTLLKKKKKKKTFDLDAALGLDDGSKKEEAKDESAMDTGVADLEDNLDLESFGKKKKKKKKPFNLVKLEGALPSTKEIEEEGNNAAIEEPEDDINLDDLKDNLDLESFGKKKKKKKKPFILVKLEGALPSTKEIEEEGNNAATEEPEDDINLNDLEDNLDLESFGKKKKKKKNPFNLVKLEGALPSTKEIEEEGNNAATEEPEDDINLDDLKDNLDLESFGKKKKKKKKPFILVKLEGALSSTKEIEEEDNLDLESFGKKKKKKKKPFNLVKLEGALPSTKEIEEEGNNAATEEPEDDINFDDLKDILDLESFGKKKKKKKKKKKPFILVKLERVWPSTKEIEEEGNNAATEEPEDDINLDDLEDNLDLESFGKKKKKKKKPFNLVKLEGALPSTKEIEEEGNNAATEEPEDDINLDDLKDILDLESFGKKKKKKKKPFILVKLEGALPSTKEIEEEEDNLDLESFGKKKKKKKKPFNLVKLEGALPSTKEIEEEGNSAATKEPEDDDINFPK; encoded by the exons ATGGACACAGAAGAT GGATTTGATCCAACTCTtctgaagaagaaaaaaaagaagaagaccTTTGACTTGGATGCTGCACTTGGGCTTGACGATGGCAGTAAGAAAGAAGAAGCCAAGGACGAGTCAGCTATGGATACTGGAGTTGCTGATTTAGAAGATAATTTAGATTTGGAAAGCTTTggcaagaagaaaaagaagaagaagaagcctTTCAATTTAGTCAAACTTGAGGGAGCATTGCCATCTACCAAAGAAATTGAGGAAGAAGGTAATAATGCCGCTATTGAGGAGCCAGAAGATGATATTAATTTGGATGATTTAAAAGATAATTTAGATTTGGAAAGCTTTggcaagaagaaaaagaagaagaagaagcctTTCATTTTAGTCAAACTTGAGGGAGCATTGCCATCTACCAAAGAAATTGAGGAAGAAGGTAATAATGCCGCTACTGAGGAGCCAGAAGATGATATTAATTTGAATGATTTAGAAGATAATTTAGATTTGGAAAGCTTTggcaagaagaaaaagaagaagaagaatccTTTCAATTTAGTCAAACTTGAGGGAGCATTGCCATCTACCAAAGAAATTGAGGAAGAAGGTAATAATGCCGCTACTGAGGAGCCAGAAGATGATATTAATTTGGATGATTTAAAAGATAATTTAGATTTGGAAAGCTTTggcaagaagaaaaagaagaagaagaagcctTTCATTTTAGTCAAACTGGAGGGAGCATTGTCATCTACCAAGGAAATTGAGGAAGAAG ATAATTTAGATTTGGAAAGCTTTggcaagaagaaaaagaagaagaaaaagccTTTCAATTTAGTCAAACTTGAGGGAGCATTGCCATCTACCAAAGAAATTGAGGAAGAAGGTAATAATGCCGCTACTGAGGAGCCAGAAGATGATATTAATTTCGATGATTTAAAAGATATCTTAGATTTGGAAAGCTTTggcaagaagaaaaagaagaaaaagaagaagaagaagcctTTCATTTTAGTCAAACTTGAGAGAGTATGGCCATCTACCAAAGAAATTGAGGAAGAAGGTAATAATGCCGCTACTGAGGAGCCAGAAGATGATATTAATTTGGATGATTTAGAAGATAATTTAGATTTGGAAAGCTTTggcaagaagaaaaagaagaagaagaagcctTTCAATTTAGTCAAACTTGAGGGAGCATTGCCATCTACCAAAGAAATTGAGGAAGAAGGTAATAATGCCGCTACTGAGGAGCCAGAAGATGATATTAATTTGGATGATTTAAAAGATATCTTAGATTTGGAAAGCTTTggcaagaagaaaaagaagaagaagaagcctTTCATTTTAGTCAAACTTGAGGGAGCATTGCCATCTACCAAAGAAATTGAGGAAGAAG AAGATAATTTAGATTTGGAAAGCTTTggcaagaagaaaaagaagaagaagaagcctTTCAATTTAGTCAAACTTGAGGGAGCATTGCCATCTACCAAAGAAATTGAGGAAGAAGGTAATAGTGCCGCTACTAAGGAGCCAGAAGATGATGATATTAATTTTCCCAAGTAG